The Penicillium digitatum chromosome 6, complete sequence genome has a window encoding:
- a CDS encoding Orotate phosphoribosyltransferase — translation MSNVPPPSADQDYKSTLLPLLISNNVLSFGTYVLKSGRESPYFFTSSLLHTAPLLRASSAAYASVLSAEPFVTTNADGTAQPNFDIIFGPAYKGIPICASVTNELAVRDSLSGKATWDNVSYSFNRKEAKAHGEGGNIVGAPLKGKRVVIVDDVITAGTALREAVGIIEKEGGIVAGVVVLLDREERVSDTESKSAIGVAQRDLGGKIPIRSVIGLHDLIEKLGDSIGADEIQRLKDYRERYGAQ, via the coding sequence ATGTCGAATGTACCTCCTCCATCTGCCGATCAGGACTATAAGTCTACCCTCCTACCTCTCCTCATCTCCAACAATGTCCTCTCGTTCGGCACCTACGTTTTGAAGTCCGGCCGTGAATCACCCTACTTCTTCACCTCTTCCCTCCTGCACACTGCGCCTTTACTGCGCGCCTCCTCTGCTGCATACGCTAGCGTCCTCTCCGCTGAGCCTTTTGTCACCACCAACGCCGACGGCACCGCCCAGCCCAACTTTGACATTATCTTCGGACCTGCATACAAGGGTATCCCAATTTGCGCATCTGTCACCAACGAGCTCGCTGTGCGTGACTCCCTCTCCGGCAAGGCTACCTGGGACAATGTGAGCTACTCCTTCAACCGCAAGGAGGCCAAGGCACACGGTGAGGGTGGAAACATTGTCGGTGCCCCGCTAAAGGGCAAGCGGGTCGTCATTGTGGACGATGTCATCACTGCGGGCACTGCACTCCGTGAAGCTGTGGGTATTATTGAGAAGGAAGGCGGTATCGTCGCTGGTGTTGTTGTCCTGCTGGATCGGGAGGAACGTGTCAGTGATACCGAGTCTAAGAGCGCCATTGGCGTTGCCCAGCGTGATCTTGGTGGCAAGATCCCCATCCGGTCAGTTATTGGTCTCCACGATCTGATCGAGAAGCTGGGTGATAGCATTGGCGCCGATGAGATCCAGCGCCTGAAGGATTACCGTGAGCGCTACGGTGCTCAATAG
- a CDS encoding V-type proton ATPase subunit F → MAASAATYKERQFLAVIGDEDSVTGLLLAGIGHVTEPPASQRNFLVVDSKTETSEIERAFQSFTQERKDIAVLLINQHIAERIRHIVDAFADPFPAVLEIPSKDHPYDPEKDSVLKRVRRLFGE, encoded by the exons ATGGCGGCATCGGCCGCAACATACAAG GAGCGGCAATTCCTTGCTGTCATTGGTGATGAAGA CTCCGTCACTGGTCTTCTGCTTGCAGGCATCGGG CATGTTACCGAACCACCAGCTTCGCAGAGAAACTTCCTTGTCGTTGATTCCAAGACCGAGACCTCAGAGATCGAACGGGCCTTCCAGAGCTTCACTCAGGAGAGGAAAGACATCGCCGTGCTCTTGATTAACCAGCAT ATCGCAGAACGCATCCGCCACATCGTCGACGCTTTCGCCGATCCTTTCCCAGCTGTCCTCGAAATTCCCAGCAAAGACCACCCATATGACCCGGAGAAAGACAGTGTTCTCAAGCGTGTCCGCCGCCTGTTTGGAGAGTAG
- a CDS encoding Peroxisomal 3-ketoacyl-coA thiolase (Kat1), putative, giving the protein MSSPQQRLSSVANQLAAPGSARQKLLAKKPDDIVITYLARTPLTKARKGGLKDTSVDDLLISLLTTVREKSKLDPNLVEDVCIGNVLCPGSAYVARSAVLAAGYPVTAAASVANRFCSSGLLAVQNIANQIIAGSIDVGVAVGAESMSKNADGGAPEMSERITKHPIASQNVQPMGQTSENVANQFNITREQHDRFAANSFQKAEHAQKAGWLDDEIVPVKTQIKDPKTGEVKDIVVDRDDGIRYGTTAESLGKIRAAFPQWAPSATTGGNASQITDGAAALVLMKRSRAQELGQPIVAKFCGATISGLEPRIMGIGPSLAIPKILNKFNLSKDDIDIFEINEAFSSMGVYCVNKLGLDESKVNPRGGAIAFGHPLGATGARQAVTALSELRRQDKRIAVTSMCVGTGMGMAGIFVSEH; this is encoded by the exons ATGTCTTCACCACAGCAACGTCTAAGCTCCGTTGCCAACCAGCTGGCAGCTCCTGGCTCGGCTCGGCAAAAGCTTCTggccaagaaaccagatGACATT GTTATCACTTACCTGGCCCGCACGCCGCTCACCAAGGCCCGCAAGGGTGGATTGAAGGACACCAGCGTGGATGACCTTCTCATCTCACTCCTCACG ACCGTCCGCGAGAAGTCGAAGCTGGACCCCAaccttgttgaagatgtctGCATTGGTAACGTCCTCTGCCCCGGTTCAGCATATGTCGCCCGCTCCGCCGTGCTGGCAGCAGGCTACCCCGTAACAGCAGCCGCTTCCGTCGCCAACCGATTCTGCTCCTCCGGTCTTCTGGCTGTGCAGAACATCGCCAACCAAATCATTGCCGGGTCTATCGATGTCGGAGTGGCCGTTGGAGCCGAGAGCATGAGCAAGAACGCCGACGGCGGCGCTCCCGAAATGTCCGAGCGCATCACCAAGCACCCGATCGCATCCCAGAATGTCCAGCCCATGGGACAGACCTCAGAGAATGTAGCTAACCAATTTAACATCACGCGCGAGCAGCACGACAGGTTTGCTGCCAACAGTTTCCAGAAGGCTGAGCACGCCCAGAAGGCCGGCTGGCTCGATGATGAAATCGTCCCTGTCAAGACTCAAATCAAGGACCCCAAAACTGGCGAGGTTAAGGATATCGTTGTCGATCGTGACGACGGCATCCGCTACGGGACTACCGCCGAGTCCCTCGGCAAGATCCGCGCTGCCTTCCCCCAGTGGGCGCCTAGTGCCACCACCGGCGGCAACGCCAGTCAAATTACCGATGGCGCTGCGGCGCTGGTTCTCATGAAGCGCTCGCGCGCCCAGGAGCTCGGTCAACCCATTGTTGCTAAATTCTGTGGTGCAACTATTTCTGGCCTGGAGCCTAGAATCATGGGTATTGGCCCATCCCTTGCCATCCCTAAGATCTTGAACAAGTTCAATTTGAGTAAGGACGATATAGATATTTTCGAGATTAATGAGGCCTTTTCCTCAATG GGTGTTTACTGCGTCAACAAGCTGGGCTTGGATGAATCCAAGGTGAACCCACGTGGTGGTGCTAT TGCTTTTGGTCACCCTCTCGGCGCCACTGGTGCACGCCAGGCCGTCACTGCTCTGTCTGAGCTTCGTCGACAGGATAAGCGAATCGCCGTGACTTCAATGTGTGTGGGCACT GGCATGGGTATGGCTGGTATCTTTGTTTCTGAGCATTAA
- a CDS encoding Phosphatidylglycerol/phosphatidylinositol transfer protein — translation MKFLSAASLLVLTAPLANAAAFSIFDPTQASLKVIDNEKYPVKGENPLQYCAKPDNYKLEIESVDLAPNPPQPGQKLTISAKGTLLERVEKGATVNLEVKWGLITLIKQTVDLCDEIKNVDLECPLEKGEMILTKEVELPKQIPPGKYSVLADVYNKEQMQVTCLKAEDIVFHL, via the exons ATGAAGTTCTTATCAGCCGCCAGCCTCTTGGTTCTTACCGCCCCTCTTGCAAACGCAGCCGCATTCTCGATCTTCGATCCTACGCAGGCTTCCTTGAAGGTGATCGATAATGAGAAGTACCCGGTCAAGGGTGAAAACCCCTTGCAGTACTGTGCCAAACCAGACAATTATAAGCTCGAGATCGAGTCGGTGGATTTGGCTCCCAACCCGCCTCAACC AGGACAGAAGTTGACAATCTCCGCCAAAGGTACCCTGCTCGAAAGAGTCGAGAAGGGCGCTACCGTGAACTTAGAAGTGAAGTGGGGTCTCATCACTTTGATCAAGCAGACCGTCGACCTATGCGATGAGATTAAGAACGTGGAcctggagtgcccgcttgAAAAGGGCGAGATGATTCTGACAAAGGAGGTGGAATTGCCCAAGCAAATCCCACCG GGCAAATACTCCGTTCTTGCTGATGTTTACAATAAGGAGCAGATGCAGGTCACTTGCCTCAAGGCGGAAGACATTGTGTTTCACCTCTAA
- a CDS encoding Bifunctional fatty acid transporter/acyl-CoA synthetase (FAT1), putative — translation MEVFSELSTPAVAMASALSVAVGAYLNAKLAIATDLRTIYSNKAFAKRLNERIAQLDGSTTIYKMLERAVEVEGRAATDALWFEQKTWSYSQLKDLADRMAALLKSRDINSGDTVGVFTTNSPEMVVTVYALSKLGAVAAMINTNLRDDTFIHCLNVSDSKLIISTADISQHACTDLPHFTLSVASFQGAETGATELITLEDLQQFSPSGLAAAKRSPKDICILIYTSGTTGRPKACAIRNMLTLITSTPLSADANNPSKYHPFRVYSPLPLFHGTAFLTGLCTAIGNGGTLCLGRKFSASRFWKDVHDSGATRILYIGEVCRYLLATPPSPFDQDHKCIVASGNGLRGEIWEKFRKRFNVPEIREFYRSTEGVAKFDNHGVGAWGAGKVGFSGPIRRFLEDDTFIVKYDTDTEMPYRDPVTGFCVRATLGQEGEAIGRVRDRGMLIEYLGNEGATEEKLLRDVFQKGDLFQRTGDLVVQDESGWVRFQDRVGDTFRWKGENVSAGEIRDHICQIEGVHDAVVYGVKLAGYDGQAGAAGITLESPAAETELMSTLYKELKKKGVPSYALPRLVRLTEKVATGVTFKQAKGDLAKKGWNPRQDCGGDILYWLNGTNYQKLEEQSWAEIESGKAKI, via the exons ATGGAAGTGTTCTCTGAACTCAGCACGCCCGCTGTGGCCATGGCATCCGCCTTGTCAGTGGCTGTCGGTGCTTATCTGAATGCGAAGCTTGCCATCGCCACTGATTTGCGAACAATCTACAGCAATAAGGCCTTTGCAAAGCGGTTAAATGAGCGCATCGCTCAGCTTGATGGCTCAACAACAATCTATAAGATGCTCGAGCGGGCGGTAGAGGTTGAAGGACGAGCTGCCACCGATGCGCTTTGGTTTGAGCAGAAGACGTGGTCATACAGCCAACTGAAGGACT TGGCCGACAGAATGGCTGCTCTTTTGAAGAGTCGTGATATCAACTCCGGAGATACAGTGGGTGTTTTTACAACCAACTCACCGGAGATGGTCGTGACTGTGTATGCTCTATCAAAACTAGGTGCTGTGGCAGCAATGATCAACACCAACCTACGAG ACGATACTTTTATCCATTGTCTCAACGTCTCCGACTCCAAATTAATCATCTCAACCGCTGATATTTCTCAGCACGCCTGCACTGACCTACCGCATTTCACACTCAGCGTGGCGTCGTTCCAAGGTGCCGAAACAGGCGCAACCGAGCTCATCACACTGGAAGACCTGCAGCAATTCTCCCCATCAGGACTTGCAGCGGCTAAGCGCAGCCCAAAAGACATATGCATCTTAATCTACACATCAGGAACAACCGGAAGACCTAAAGCCTGCGCGATCCGCAACATGCTCACCCTAATCACCTCCACCCCGCTCTCAGCAGACGCCAATAATCCTTCAAAGTACCACCCATTCCGCGTAtactcccccctccccctcttCCACGGCACGGCCTTCCTCACAGGTCTATGTACAGCCATCGGCAACGGAGGTACCTTATGCCTAGGACGAAAATTCTCTGCCTCCCGGTTCTGGAAAGATGTACATGACTCAGGCGCAACCCGCATCCTGTATATCGGCGAGGTATGCCGATATCTTCTTGCCACGCCGCCATCACCCTTTGACCAGGACCACAAGTGCATCGTGGCAAGTGGGAACGGGCTACGTGGGGAGATCTGGGAGAAGTTCCGCAAGCGCTTCAATGTTCCCGAAATCCGCGAATTTTACCGCTCAACTGAGGGAGTTGCCAAATTTGATAACCATGGCGTTGGAGCTTGGGGAGCGGGTAAGGTCGGATTTTCTGGGCCTATCCGCCGGTTCTTGGAAGATGATACTTTCATCGTCAAGTATGATACCGATACTGAGATGCCGTACCGGGATCCAGTCACTGGGTTCTGTGTGAGGGCTACGCTTGGACAGGAGGGTGAGGCAATTGGTCGCGTCCGGGACCGTGGGATGCTGATTGAGTATCTGGGTAATGAGGGTGCGACGGAAGAAAAGCTTCTGCGTGATGTGTTCCAGAAAGGGGATTTGTTCCAGCGGACTGGTGATCTGGTTGTTCAAGATGAATCTGGGTGGGTGAGGTTCCAGGATAGGGTTGGTGACACTTTCCGCTGGAAGGGTGAGAACGTTAGTGCAGGGGAGATTCGAGACCATATTTGTCAGATTGAGGGTGTGCATGATGCTGTGGTTTATGGTGTGAAGCTGGCCGG GTATGATGGTCAAGCTGGAGCTGCTGGCATTACGCTGGAATCACCAGCAGCTGAGACAGAATTGATGTCGACCTTATACAAGGAactcaagaagaagggcgTTCCTTCATATGCTCTGCCCCGATTGGTCCGACTCACCGAAAA GGTTGCCACGGGTGTCACTTTCAAACAGGCTAAGGGCGACCTAGCGAAGAAGGGCTGGAATCCTCGCCAGGACTGCGGCGGTGACATTTTGTACTGGTTGAACGGCACAAATTATCAGAAATTGGAAGAACAAAGTTGGGCAGAGATAGAGAGTGGTAAAGCCAAGATCTGA
- a CDS encoding Methylenetetrahydrofolate reductase, with protein MHIREKLAKNEAEGKTGISFEFFPPKTAQGVQNLYDRMDRMHGLGPSFIDITWGAGGRLSDLTCEMVSVAQSVYGLETCMHLTCTDMPLEKVDQALQAAYKAGCTNILALRGDPPRDKETWEAAENGFCYAKDLVKYIRNKYGNHFDIGVGGYPEGADDNADVDQLIDHLKEKVDAGSSFVVTQMFYDADNFIEWVKKCRAKGITVPIIPGIMPIQTYASFIRRSSWTKVHVPPQWMEALEPVKNDDSAVREIGKTLIANMCRQLIAAGIKHLHFYTMNLAQATQLVLKELDLSPSEESPIQRALPWRPSLGLGRRTEDVRPVFWRNRNSSYVARTQTWDEYPNGRWTDSRSPAFGELDAYGVGLKGTNEQNIKLWGEPKSVKDISDIFVDFLTGKLDRLPWSDSPITTEAHEIQEDLLKLNQRGFLTINSQPAVNGVKSSHPVYGWGPKNGFVYQKAYLELLVPSSLIDELITRIEKNDDLTYHATNKKGELKTNTRDSPNALTWGIFAGREIIQPTIVETVSFLAWKDEAYLLGEHWSKCYDAASPSRKLIQQVMDDWYLVNIVDNDFHRSNAVFELFNGLEIKGLNVEVDGKPLTNGHAEQNGVAAN; from the exons ATGCATATCCGAGAGAAGCTTGCCAAAAATGAGGCAGAGGGAAAGACTGGAATCTCCTTCGAGTTCTTCCCTCCCAAAACGGCCCAGGGTGTACAGAATCTTTATGACCGGATGGACCGCATGCATGGGTTGGGTCCTTCATTCATCGATATCACCTGGGGTGCTGGCGGTCGCTTGTCGGATCTGACTTGCGAAATGGTCAGCGTAGCACAGTCGGTATATGGCTTAGAGACCTGCATGCACTTGACTTGCACAGACATGCCGCTGGAGAAAGTTGACCAAGCGCTTCAAGCCGCCTACAAAGCTGGCTGCACCAATATCTTGGCTCTTCGAGGAGACCCACCGCGAGACAAGGAGACATGGGAGGCTGCGGAAAATGGGTTCTGCTATGCGAAGGATCTGGTCAAATACATCCGGAACAAGTACGGCAATCACTTTGATATTGGTGTGGGCGGCTATCCCGAGGGCGCCGATGACAACGCCGATGTTGACCAATTAATCGACCACTTGAAGGAGAAGGTCGATGCGGGTAGCTCTTTTGTGGTCACTCAGATGTTTTACGATGCGGACAACTTCATCGAGTGGGTGAAGAAGTGCCGAGCCAAGGGCATCACCGTTCCCATCATCCCCGGCATCATGCCCATTCAGACATACGCTTCTTTCATTCGTCGGTCCAGCTGGACTAAGGTTCACGTGCCTCCTCAGTGGATGGAAGCCCTTGAGCCGGTCAAGAACGACGATTCCGCAGTTCGAGAAATCGGAAAAACTCTGATCGCCAATATGTGCAGACAGCTAATCGCAGCTGGTATCAAGCACCTGCATTT CTATACCATGAACCTGGCTCAGGCGACCCAGTTGGTTCTAAAAGAGCTTGACCTTTCCCCGTCGGAAGAGTCCCCAATTCAACGCGCGCTGCCCTGGCGGCCCTCCCTTGGCCTTGGCCGACGGACAGAAGATGTGCGACCAGTGTTCTGGCGCAATCGAAACTCTTCATACGTTGCTCGTACCCAGACATGGGACGAGTACCCTAACGGTCGCTGGACCGACTCTCGTTCACCCGCATTTGGTGAACTCGACGCTTACGGTGTGGGCCTGAAGGGTACAAACGAGCAGAACATCAAACTGTGGGGCGAGCCAAAATCGGTTAAGGATATCTCAGACATCTTTGTGGATTTCTTGACCGGCAAGCTTGACCGACTGCCGTGGAGTGACTCGCCAATCACAACAGAAGCCCATGAGATCCAGGAGGACTTGCTCAAGCTCAACCAGCGGGGATTCCTGACAATCAACTCACAGCCCGCTGTCAATGGAGTCAAGTCATCTCATCCTGTGTATGGATGGGGTCCGAAGAACGGTTTTGTCTACCAAAAAGCCTATCTTGAGCTTCTGGTCCCCTCCAGCTTGATCGATGAGCTCATCACTCGCATCGAGAAGAACGATGACTTGACCTACCACGCCACCAACAAGAAGGGCGAGCTCAAGACCAACACGCGTGACAGCCCGAACGCCCTGACATGGGGTATCTTCGCTGGCCGCGAGATCATCCAGCCGACAATTGTCGAGACAGTCAGTTTCTTGGCCTGGAAGGATGAGGCATACCTCTTGGGCGAGCACTGGTCCAAGTGTTATGACGCAGCCAGCCCTAGTCGCAAGCTGATTCAGCAGGTGATGGACGACTGGTATCTCGTCAACATCGTCGATAACGACTTCCACAGATCTAACGCTGTCTTCGAATTATTCAATGGCCTCGAGATCAAAGGTCTCAATGTCGAGGTCGACGGAAAGCCATTGACCAACGGCCACGCCGAACAAAATGGCGTTGCTGCCAACTAA
- a CDS encoding NTP binding protein, putative: MDGAYVKLPEGHLVNLLPRPARPSPYKAYRVEYKLSPKLSPTPPPQYLQEGRSTEYVITRGASGNISQSPKATKLPVPRSLAEGPNHDLNQTPSPTAPPKLTLSSHSSRRLGSQSNKGHDQYWRKIRDRLEESPLLARRTKSKESDCKRSPNSRISYHRSRLPASTSQDHASYRVGNAQSSISSPNALDSSPVQGSRKYPPTTCPVESQNKWRKEEDQWVTMDVAETTPQKSMSTDGTTSSSPQSNPSISPVSAENSSITDWEDRFVVNMPTAKEPNPPTMTAQQITEYQRSIERVHRDGGQMVDPSTVPSRNVSPEIRFNHREQRIQSPKGIAVLDGAYERRQVPSLSQEKHRPVPLPQQNAHPEQLSQPQPHRPQAATASQRQAANHYYCPDEVGYNRISTIWEESPTKHKEKRHPQNADGSFLGCREICGEKNPDEILRFASPAPDDASLHPLPLALGSRNRKSVSKEAMKPTERQTTHRVEEITIPQEEQPQTSQNLRPAQCSKPSTMYQDRSCSPNPSPILRTTSRDSSKENCHPTSNIPERHGSLGENRGDEDVSIITPTITPTSIPTPDKKASSPKPQGLRRPGGEAHIVAAEPTKAARGKTQIISTPSGLRPRGSNMNTKPTERTSTASQTLPLPNTSTMGKDQDVEGHNQDRAQDRTPERATGTTSNTIRGFIRTSGVAKTSGLDRPPTDSIAIMLRNKTESLRTRADNLRNASGSLQRANQKQSPISQPRFSSRDNVESSCQEQSFQSGIETPPVAANKPVLEPKMVATEKKPKESQKSSSQPPAPSKPVTKRVTLSEKPPSSVKPDRTPTSTRTISALAKPAKLNKPPKLDETPKSTQPAAPEKSPSKAKKPHASPTKEGQMKTQPRVRTSGKVLEIAELDGLQVASSKESLQPTITDVSANLSDMHSEDTDDLDGQGLSPLALSLLFNILVVAVTQVNKAFLMGADSPWAKFVVNNTLNMTSHCWHVSYCIYTVVSHYHTTGTWPKPRNDKAVSRFIVELLQAILYLLILGFATMLMSRTVGYIVLVSSWIVWFARPLTWVFQCFGRALIM; the protein is encoded by the coding sequence ATGGACGGAGCTTATGTCAAATTGCCCGAAGGACACCTAGTTAATCTTTTACCGCGACCTGCACGCCCAAGTCCCTACAAAGCGTATCGAGTCGAGTACAAGCTATCACCAAAACTGTCGCCAACACCTCCACCCCAATACCTACAAGAAGGAAGATCAACGGAGTACGTTATTACAAGAGGCGCATCAGGAAATATCTCTCAATCACCAAAAGCTACCAAGTTGCCGGTACCGAGGAGCCTCGCTGAAGGTCCCAATCATGATTTGAATCAAACGCCTAGCCCAACTGCACCTCCTAAACTCACCCTATCCAGCCACTCCTCGAGGCGGCTTGGTAGCCAGTCTAACAAAGGTCACGATCAATATTGGAGGAAAATCCGGGACAGATTGGAGGAGTCGCCGTTGTTAGCAAGACGGACCAAGAGCAAGGAAAGCGACTGTAAAAGATCTCCCAACTCGCGCATTTCCTACCACCGCAGCAGACTTCCAGCCAGCACTAGCCAAGATCACGCAAGTTACCGGGTAGGCAATGCACAATCAAGCATTTCGAGTCCAAATGCTCTCGACAGCAGTCCAGTGCAGGGCTCGAGAAAGTATCCTCCCACTACCTGTCCTGTGGAGAGCCAAAACAAATGGCGGAAGGAAGAAGACCAATGGGTTACCATGGACGTTGCCGAAACCACACCCCAGAAATCCATGAGCACAGACGGGACGACTAGTTCCAGCCCTCAATCTAATCCTTCCATCTCGCCAGTATCTGCCGAGAACAGCTCTATAACCGACTGGGAAGACCGATTCGTTGTGAATATGCCAACTGCAAAAGAACCCAATCCTCCAACGATGACAGCTCAACAAATTACCGAGTATCAAAGAAGCATTGAACGAGTGCACCGGGACGGTGGGCAAATGGTAGACCCGAGCACAGTACCTAGTCGTAACGTGTCTCCCGAGATCAGATTCAACCATAGAGAACAAAGGATCCAGAGTCCAAAAGGGATCGCTGTACTCGACGGGGCATACGAGAGGCGACAAGTGCCGAGCTTGTCACAAGAAAAACATCGCCCGGTCCCGCTGCCTCAACAAAATGCTCACCCTGAGCAACTTTCACAGCCTCAGCCCCATAGACCCCAAGCCGCGACTGCATCGCAACGTCAAGCGGCAAACCACTACTACTGCCCGGATGAAGTCGGGTATAATCGGATTAGTACAATTTGGGAGGAATCGCCCACAAAACACAAGGAAAAGAGACATCCCCAAAACGCCGACGGGTCTTTTTTAGGGTGCAGGGAAATTTGCGGGGAGAAGAATCCAGACGAAATCCTCAGGTTCGCTTCCCCAGCTCCAGACGATGCCAGTCTGCATCCACTCCCATTGGCCCTGGGTTCCAGGAACAGAAAAAGTGTGTCAAAAGAAGCGATGAAGCCGACAGAACGACAAACAACACACAGAGTCGAGGAGATCACAATCCCTCAAGAAGAGCAACCACAAACTTCTCAGAATTTGAGACCTGCCCAATGCTCGAAGCCGTCAACCATGTACCAAGATCGGAGTTGCTCCCCGAACCCATCCCCAATTCTGCGAACGACATCCCGGGATTCGAGCAAGGAGAATTGCCATCCTACCAGCAATATACCCGAGCGGCACGGAAGTCTGGGAGAAAACCGGGGGGACGAAGATGTATCCATTATCACACCCACTATCACGCCCACTTCGATTCCCACGCCCGACAAGAAAGCATCTTCGCCAAAGCCGCAAGGGCTGCGTCGTCCTGGTGGCGAAGCTCACATAGTCGCTGCCGAGCCTACGAAAGCCGCTCGCGGAAAGACTCAGATAATTTCCACACCATCGGGATTGCGGCCCAGGGGAAGCAACATGAATACCAAGCCAACAGAGCGTACTTCGACAGCTTCCCAAACGTTGCCACTCCCCAACACCTCCACCATGGGCAAAGACCAAGACGTCGAGGGTCACAACCAAGATCGTGCGCAAGATCGCACTCCAGAACGAGCAACCGGTACAACATCGAATACCATCCGTGGCTTCATCCGTACCTCCGGGGTGGCAAAAACTTCAGGGCTGGACAGACCACCTACAGATAGCATTGCTATAATGTTGCGCAACAAGACTGAGTCCCTCCGCACACGCGCTGATAATCTAAGGAATGCGTCGGGGTCACTCCAGCGTGCGAACCAGAAACAATCGCCTATCTCTCAACCAAGGTTTTCGTCCAGGGATAATGTGGAGTCATCCTGTCAGGAACAGTCATTTCAGTCCGGCATAGAAACCCCACCAGTCGCAGCAAACAAGCCTGTCTTGGAGCCAAAAATGGTCGCAAcggaaaagaaaccaaaggAAAGCCAAAAATCTTCCTCGCAACCACCTGCACCAAGCAAACCAGTAACGAAAAGAGTGACTTTGTCAGAGAAACCACCTTCGTCAGTAAAACCCGACAGGACCCCTACATCAACCAGAACGATTTCTGCGCTAGCAAAGCCGGCTAAGTTGAATAAACCCCCCAAATTGGATGAAACTCCCAAGTCTACACAACCAGCCGCGCCTGAAAAATCTCCCTCCAAAGCCAAGAAGCCCCATGCTTCACCAACTAAGGAAGGGCAGATGAAGACCCAGCCTCGCGTCCGTACCTCTGGTAAAGTTTTGGAAATCGCCGAGCTCGATGGGCTTCAAGTTGCAAGTTCGAAGGAGTCTCTTCAACCCACCATCACAGACGTCTCTGCAAATCTAAGTGACATGCACTCCGAAGACACGGATGATCTCGATGGGCAGGGACTAAGCCCCTTGGCCCTTTCACTTCTTTTCAACATTCTTGTTGTTGCTGTCACCCAAGTCAATAAAGCTTTCCTAATGGGCGCCGACAGCCCTTGGGCCAAATTTGTGGTTAATAACACCCTAAACATGACCAGTCACTGTTGGCATGTCTCCTATTGCATCTACACCGTGGTATCTCACTACCACACCACAGGCACTTGGCCTAAGCCCCGCAATGACAAGGCTGTCAGCCGGTTCATAGTGGAGCTTCTTCAAGCCATTTTGTATCTCTTGATTCTTGGCTTTGCAACCATGCTGATGTCTCGGACTGTTGGCTACATCGTTCTCGTGAGCAGCTGGATTGTATGGTTTGCCAGGCCGTTGACGTGGGTCTTTCAGTGTTTTGGCCGTGCCCTGATAATGTAA